The genomic segment GCTACGTCGACCAGACCCGCGGCGGCATCGACCCGAAGAAGTCGCTGTGGGAGGTCGTGTCCGACGGGCTCGACTACATCCAGGTCGGCAACGTCGAGATGCCGTCGCGGGCGTACGTGTCGGCGTTCGGCTTCAAGGGCCCGGACCAGCAGAAGGCCGCCGGGGTCCTGTCCGGCGGGGAGCGCAACCGCCTCAACCTGGCCCTCACCCTCAAGGAGGGCGGCAACCTGCTGCTGCTCGACGAGCCGACGAACGACCTCGACGTCGAGACGCTCGGCAGCCTGGAGAACGCGCTGCTCGACTTCCCCGGCTGCGCGGTCGTGATCAGCCACGACCGCTGGTTCCTCGACCGGGTGTGCACGCACATCCTCGCCTACGAGGGCGACGAGAAGGAGCCGGCGAAGTGGTTCTGGTTCGAGGGCAACTTCGCCAGCTACGAGGCCAACAAGATCGAGCGGATGGGCCCGGACGCCGCCCGGCCGCACCGCGTCACCCACCGCAAGCTCACGCGCGACTGACGCGGACCCGCCCCCTCGCGGGTGCGGCCCCCGGGGCGGGTCGCCCCCGCCCCGGGGCGCGCGTGACGCCACCATGGGGCGGTGACGTTCCTGACGCGCATGCGCGAGTCCTTCTGGGTGCTGCCGGCCGCCCTCTGCCTCCTCGCCGCGGCGGCTGCCCAGGGCCTCATCGAGGTCGACCGGTCGCTCGTGGGCACGTCGACCGAGCCACTGGTCGGGGTCGACGTGCTCTACCGCGTGGGCGCCGACGGCAGCCGGACGCTGCTGTCGGCCATAGCCGGCTCCGTGCTCGGGGTCGCGTCCACGACCTTCTCCATCACGATCGCGGTCATGGCCCTGACCTCGTCGTCGTTCGGGCCCCGCCTCGTGCGCAACTTCATGGCCGACCGGGGCAACCAGGTGGTGCTCGGCACCTACCTCGCCACCTTCCTGTACTCCCTGCTCGTCCTGCGGGCGATCCGCACCCTCGACGGCACCGCCGCCGAGGAGCCCTTCGTGCCGCACCTCGCGGTAAACGGAGCCGTCGTGCTCGCGGTCGCCAGCATCGGCCTGCTCGTGTGGTTCATCCACCACATCAGCGACTCGATCCAGGTGTGGACGCTCGCCCGGCGGGTCCGGGAGGACCTGCGGCACGCGGTCGACGACCTGTACCCCGCCCGCAGCGGCGCCGGGCCGGCCCCGCGGGCGGCGGAGGGTCCCGAAGGACCGGTCTCGCTCAAGGTGCGTGCGGCGGGGACCGGCTACGTCGTCGGCGTCGACGTCGACGACCTCGTCGCGACGGCGGCGGAGCTCGACCTCGTGATGGTGCTCCGCGTCCGCCCCGGTGACTTCGTCGCGGAGGAGGGGGTCGTCGCCGACGTCCACGGCGACGTGCCGGACGCCGCCGCGCTCGCCGCGCGCATCCGCCGCCAGCTGTCGCTGTCCGCGGTGCGCAGCCCCGCGCAGGACGTCGGCTTCTCGGTGCAGCTGCTCCTCGACATGCTCGCGCGGGCGCTGTCGCCGGGGACCAACGACCCCTACACCGCGCGCACGGCGCTCGACGACCTCAGCGACGGGCTCGCGGCCCTCGCGCGGCGCGACCACCCGGAGGAGCGGCGGGTCGACGAGGACGGCGTGCTGCGGGTCGTCGCGCCGTCCGTCGGTCTCATCGAGCTCGTCGACACGGTCGTCGACACGGTGCGCGCGTACGGCCTCGACCACCCGGACGTCGTCGTCCGGGCCGTCCGGCTGCTCGGGCAGGTGGCCGAGGACGCCCGCCCCGAGCAGGTGACGGCCCTCGTCGACCAGCTCGACACGCTCCTCGCGCACCACGCGACGACCGACCCGTTCCCGCGCGACCGGGAGCGCGTGCTCGCGGCCGCCGACGCGGTCCGTCCGGTGCTGCCCGCCCCGCCCGCCCTCTGACGCCGGTGGGTGCCCTCAGGCGACGCCGCGGGGGCGCAGCTGCACGCTGATGCGGGGCCCCACGGCCCGCGTCGTCTTGGGCACGCAGTGGTCCCACGTGCGCTGGCACGACCCGCCCATGACGAGCAGGTCGCCGTGCCCGAGCTGGAAGCGGTGGGTCGCACCGCCACCGGCCGGGCGCAGCGCGAGGGTTCGAGGCGCGCCGAGGGACAGGATCGCGACCATCACGTCGTGGTGCCGGCTCCGGCCGATGCGGTCGCCGTGCCAGGCGACGCTGTCGCGGCCGTCGCGGTACCAGCACAGGCCCGCGGTGGCGAAGCGGTCCGGGGCCGCGAGGCCGTAGTGGGTGTCGAGGGCGTCCCGGGCGGCGACGAGCGCCGGGTGGGGCCACGCCTGGTGCTCGCCGAACCACGACAGCAGACGGGGCACCGCGACGACCCGGTCATACATCTGCCGCTCGTCGGCCCGCCAGGTCACGCCGGAGACGAGTGAGTCGAAGACCCCGGCCGAGCCCTGCAGCCACCCGGGCCGCACGTCGAGCCACGCGCCGTGGGCCAGAGGCACCCGCTCGACGGTGGCACCGAGCGGGCCGAGGGCCCAATGGGTCCCGACGCCGGCCTCCTGTTCGCCCGCCGCGTCGAACACGCTGTCGAAGAGCGAGGCCTGCAGGACCGGTGCCATGCCACGACACCGTACACGTGTTCGACCCGCCCGGCCAGGATGACCTCGCGCATCTCGGGCCCGTCCAGTGCTCAGGCGGGTCCCGCGGCTGCCGATACCCCTGTCACCGACCCGACCGGAGGACCGCTCCCATGCCGCTGTTCGCCCAGCGCCGCACCACGACCGCTCCGACGCACCCCGTCCCCCGCGACGTGGAGGCGCTCGAGGCCGTCCTGCGCGCCTTCGACGACGGCGTCCGCGACGAGCAGGAGGCCCGCGTCAAGATGACGGACCTGCTCGTGGACTGCCTCGGCCTCGACTACGGGGCGCGGTGGGTCCGCCGCTCCGACGGTCGGTTCGAGCTCCGCTACGAGACCGGCGCGCTCGCCGGAACCCTGCCCGCCTCCACCGACGCCGTCCGGGTGGAGGACGTCCCGGACGCCCTCATCGCGCGCGCGGTGCTCGGCCGCCGCGCCGTCGTCGAACGGCTGGAGCCGGGCGAGTCCGTGCCCGCGTCCCACGGCTGCCTGCGCTGGCGCGCGGCCAGCCAGGGCCCCGCCCGCTCGGCCGCCGCCGTCCCGATCTTCGACCCCGGGGGCGCCGTCTCCGCGGTCATGGAGTTCTACGGCCCGCAGTGCATGCCCCGGTTCGACGACGAGAAGTGGGCCGCGATCGCCCGCATCGCGAGCCTGGCCAAGCGGCAGGCCCTCGCCTCCCGCCAGCTCGAGGAGACGCTCAACGACCGCAAGGCCGTCACCACGGTGGTCGGTGACGTGTCCGACGCGGTGGACGAGACCTCCGCGCTGCGCGTCGCCCTCGACACCGTCCGCCGGACCTTCGGCTGGGCGTACGGCTCGTTCTGGGCGCTCGACGAGGCCGCGGGCGTGCTGCGCTTCGCGCAGGAGTCGGGCTCCGCGGGCGAGGAGTTCCGCCAGGTCACGATGGGCGCGAGCTTCGCCGAGGGCGTCGGCCTGTCCGGGCGGGCGTGGCGGGCGCGCGACCTCGTCTTCGTGCAGGACCTCGCCGAGCTCACCGACTGCGTGCGGGCGCCCGCCGCCGGCCGGGCCGGTGTCCGCTCGGGTGTGTGCTTCCCGATCACGGACGGCGACCGCGTCATCGGCACCATGGACTTCTTCGTCACCGAGACCATCGAGCTGTCGGAGTCCCGTGCGGCCGCGCTGCGCAACGTGCAGCAGCTGGTCTCGCAGCGGGTCGGCGTGCTGCGCCGCGCCGCCGCGGACGCCGAGAACTCCCGGCGGCTGCTCGACACCGTCGAGCGCCTGCAGCGGGCCGCGAGCGACGCGGGCCAGGTCGCGGGGGAGGCGGTGGCCCGCTCGGCGGCCATGCGCGAGGACGTCGCCGCCCTCGCGGCCGCCTCCGCGGAGATCGACGAGGTCATCAAGATCATCGGCCGGATCGCCGACCAGACCAACCTCCTCGCCCTCAACGCCACCATCGAGGCGGCACGCGTCGGGGAGGCGGGCAAGGGGTTCGCCGTCGTCGCGGGCGAGGTCAAGGACCTCGCCCGGGAGACAGCCGTGGCGACGCAGAAGGTGTCCGACCACGTGGGGGCGCTGCAGCGCAGCAGCCGCAGCGTCGAGGCGGGCATCCACGCGACCAGCGGCACGGTGGAGCAGATGGGCACGGTCCAGGCCCGCATCACCGAGGTGCTGGGGGACCAGGTCGCGATGGCCTCGGCGCTGCGCGAGCACCCCTGACCGCGCGCCGCGGGGCAATCGGGACGGGGGGCGACCGGGCCACGGGGTCGACGGGCCACCGGGACACCGGGCCACCGGGCTACTGCAGGTCCGGGCTACTGCAGGTCCGGGCTACTGCAGGTCCGGCACGCCCTGCGGCGGGCTCAGGCAGCCGTGCGCGGACCCGACCCACTCCAGCGCCTCCAGGTCGCCGTCGGCGAAGCCGTCGGGGGTACCGGCGTGCAGCCGCGGGTGCATGAGCTGCGTGGGGTCCTCGGCGTGACCGACCCCGACCGCGTGGGCGAGCTCGTGGAGCAGCGTGTTGCGCCGTGACGTGCCGGGGCCGGCGGCCGGCTTGCCCTCGGCCAGCAGCTGCGGGGCGTCCAGCACCACGTAGCCGCGGAGGATGACGTGGCCGAGCTCGGTGGCGCCGGGCTCCCACGTCACGTCGTCGCTCACCCGGCTCGTGAGCATGCCGCGTGCGCCGGCCCGCCCGGCGGTGCCGCCGGACAGGTCGACGTCGGCCTGGTCCGGGCGGACCCACGCCACGAGCAGGTCCGCCGACTGGTCGAACGGGTCGCGGGGCCGGGTGAGCGGCACCTCGCCGCTCACCCCCCGGTACACCAGACGCAGCCCCGTCCGCTGTGCCACCTCGGCGACGGCGTCCTGCGTCTCGGCGAGCACCTGGGCCCGCAGGCGCGTGGGCACCCCGGTCAGCGTCACCCGGTACGTGACCGTGCTGCAGGGGTCCCACCGCAGCCACGTCGTGCGGCCGTCGGGCAGCGTGCCCTCGTACAGCGCCCACCTCGGGCTGCCGGCCGGATGCTCAGGGGCGGCGGCCGCCGCCGGCGCGAGCGTCGTCGCCTCGTCGACGCGGGGCCCGGCGCCGCCCACGTGCGGGGCGAGGAGCGCGAGGAGGACGAGCGCCCCGGCGACGAGGTGCCGGCGGGCGTGGCGCGGGCGCCCCGGCGGGACGGGTACGCCCGCGTCGCGCCCGGCGCCCTCACCGTCCATGCCCCCAGTGTCGGCGACGGCGGCTGCGGGCCGCAGGCGGGGTCGGCCGCGACACCCGGTCAGCCCCGCGGCACCCGCACCATGCCCTCCTGGGCGACGGTCGCGACGAGCCGTCCTCGGCGGTCGTGCATGTGCCCCTGCACGAGCCCGCGCGCGTTGGAGGCGGACGGGCTGCGGTGGGTGTAGAGGAGCCAGTCGTCGGCGCGGCCGGTCCGGTGGAACCACATCGCGTGGTCGAGGCTCGCGATCTTCAGCCCCGGCGTCGACCAGGCGACCCCGTGACGGCGCAGCACCGCCTCCAGCAGCGAGTAGTCGCTCGCGAAGGCCATGACGGCCGCGTGCAGCAGCGGCTCGTCGGGCAGCGCGGCGGTCGTGCGCAGCCAGACCGCGCTGTCGCTGCGGCGCGCGGTCGCAGGCCGGAGGAAGATCGGCTCGTCGACGTTGCGGATGTCCATGGGCCGCTCGAACGACCAGTACTCCGCGACGGGGTGCTCGACGCCCGCGAGCACGTCGGCGGTGGTCGGCAGCGACTCCGGCTGCGGGGCGTCCGGCACCGGCTCGCCGTGCTCGAGGCCCTCGTCGGCGGTCTGGAACGAGGCGATCATCGACAGGATCGGGCGGCCGTGCTGCAGCGCGTGCGTGCGCCGGGCGCTGAAGGACCGCCCGTCGCGCAGCCGCTCGACCGAGAAGTCGATCGGCACGCTCGGGTCGCCCGGTCGCAGGAAGTACGCGTGGAGGCTGTGGGGGAGGCGGTCGGCGTCGACCGTCCGCCCGGCCGCCATGAGGGACTGCCCGAGCACCTGCCCGCCGAAGACGCGGCCTGAGGGGTGGTGCACGTTCTGCCCGGTGAAGCGGTCCGGGTCCTCCGTCGCCTCCAGCCGGAGGTCGGAGACGAGCTGGTCCCGCAGGGCTTCCGGTGTGGGGCGCGTGCTCACGCCCGGAACCTACCGGCTGCCCCGCGGGACCCTGCTGCTCACGCCCGGGCGGGCCCGGCGTCCCCGGTCCCCTCGCCGGCGTCCGGCTCGGGGTCGTCGCGGTGGCGGTACATCTCGGGGTCGTCGTGGTCGGTCCGCTCCGCGCCCTCGTCCGGGGAGGGCGCGGCGCCCGTGCTCGGCTCGCTCATGCGCGGGGGTCGTCCGTCACGTGCATGGCGGCCTCCTCGGCGCTCGCGGCGCCGGCGTCCACGCCGACGTCATCGGCCACGAGGTCCTTCTCGGTGTCCTCGCGCACGCCCTCGTCCGGCTCGACGAGCCGGCCGGCGCGCAGGTCCCCGACCTCGGACTCGTCGTCCTCCGTCATGGCGAGGTCCTCCGACGCGACGTCCTCGCCGAGCGCGTCGGACAGCGGCTGGTCCGTGGGCAGGACCTCCTCGCCGGGACGGTCGCCGAACACCTCGGGCTCCTCCGCGGCGACGCGGTCGTCGATCGTGCTGCCCTCGTGCTGCTCGGCGGCCGTCGTGCCGTGCTGGTTCGCCGCGACGGGCCGGTCGTTCGGCACGTAGCTGCGGTCCATGTTGTCGTCGTCGCCGTCCTCGCCGAAGGCGAGGTCCTGGTCGAAGTCGACCTCGTCGAGGTCCTGGGAGGCCGTGGCCTCCGCGTCGATCCGGTCGACGCCCTCCTGCTCGCTCACGCGTCGCCCTCCCTCGGGTTCATGCTGTCGGGGTCGGAGTCGGGGTCCTCGGTCTGCGAGCCCGCCGCCTCGTCCCCGTCGCGCGGGTTCAGCATCTCGGGGTCCGCGTCCGGGTCGCTGTCCGGGTCGTAGCCCGCCCCGGTCTCGTCGCCGGGTGTCCGCAGGTCGTCCGGCTCGCCGGTGGTACCCGTCGGGTACTCCGTGTTCTCGCTCATGCCCCTGCGGTACCCGGACGCGCCTCCGGCCATGCCTGCCCGGCCGGGGCCCGGGAGGCGGGCGGACGCGGGGCGGACGGCGGGGCGGACCGGGCTGCGACAATCCCGCCGTGCCCGCCGTCACCGTGCCCGTCGCCGTGCGCTGGTCCGACATGGACGCCTACGGCCACGTGAACAACACCGACTTCCTCCGCTACACCGAGCAGGCGCGCGTCGAGGCGCTCGCGGTCGTCAAGGCGGGCGCCGACACGGGGACCCTCGTCGTGCGGCACGAGATCGAGTACCGGGTGCCGCTGGAGTACACGGCCGCGGGCGTGCTCGTCGACATCTGGGTGACGCGCCTCGGCGGTGCGGGCTTCGACCTCGGCTACGAGGTCGCGACGACGCACACCGGCGAGCGCGTGGTGCACGCCGTGTCGGCCTCGACGATGGTCATGTACTCGTTCTCCCGCGGCGCGCCCCGGCGCATCGACGAGGCGGAGCGGGCGGTGCTGGGGTCGATGGCGGGACCGCCGGTCGTGTTCCGGCGCGGCGGGCGCTGACGGCGGCGACGGGTCGTGCGACGACGGTCGCCCGCCCGGGCGCTCAGGCGGGCGGCACCCGCACGACGAGGACCGCGGTGTCGTCGCTCTGCCGTGTGCTGAAGGCCAGCACCGCCTCCTCCACGGTGCGTGCGGTCTCCGCCGCCGTCCCGTCGCAGCCGGCGAGCACGTCGACGAGGCGCTCCTCGCCGAACTGCTCGGCCCCGCGCCGGGCCTCGGTGACGCCGTCGGTGTAGAGCAGGACCCGGTCGCCCGGGTGCAGGAGCGTGCCGTCGTCGGTGAGCGACGGGTCGTCGAAGGCGCCGAGCACCGTCCCGGGCGTGCCGAGGGGCTCGACCCGGCCGTCGGCGCGCCGGCACAGCGCCGGAGGGTGCCCGCCGAGCGCGATCCGCAGGCGGCAGGCGCCGCTGCCGAGCTCCAGGCCGAGGTACGCCGCCGTCACGAACCGCTCGGAGTCCGGGTGCTGGCGCCGCATCGCCTCGTTGAGCAGCCGCAGCACCGCCGACGGCGAGCGCCGGGTGACGGCCCCGGCGCGGATCGTGTAGCGGGCGAGCGCCGTGACGGTCGCGGCCTCGACCCCCTTGCCGCACACGTCCCCCACGGTCAGCGCCCACTCGTGCTCGCCGGTCTGGAACACGTCGTAGAAGTCGCCGACGACGTCGACGACCTCCGAGCCCGGCAGGTAGCGCGCCGCGATCTCGGCGCCGGGCACGTCCGGCAGGTGCGGGGGAAGCAGGCTGTCCTGCAGCGTGCGCGCGAGGCGCCGGAACCGCTCCCCCGCCTCGATCGCCTCCTGCGCGGCGACCCGCTCCCGCGTGACGTCGCGGAAGTACCAGGCCCAGCCGAGCCGGGTCCCGTCGTCGTCGACCAGCGGGGTGCCCCAGCGGTCCAGGACGCGCCCGTCGCGCAGCAGCAGCTCGTCGCGCGCCGCCCCGCCGTCACCCGCGTACAGCTCGTGGACGCGGTCCAGGAACGCCTGCGGGTCCACGAGCCGGGTCATCGCGCTGCGCAGGGCGGCCTCGTCGTCTCGCGAGGCGACGACGTCCGCGGGGATCGGCCACATGTCGACGAACTGCTGGTTCATCGCGAGCATGCGCCCGTCGTCGCCGACCACGACGACCCCGTCGAGGCCGGACTCGACCGCCGCCCGCAGGATGGCGGTCTCGCGGCCTGGCGGGACCGCAGGGTCCGTCGACAGCACCGCACCTCCGCCGCCGCGGCCGGTCGGGGTGCCGGCCGGGGCGCGCACACGCTAGTGCGCGGGCGCCGCCCCGGCCAGCGGCCCGACGGGGTCGCCGGTCAGGGCGTGCGCAGCCAGACGGTCGTGTCGGACGGCACGGTGCCGTCGGCGTCGAGCGGACCGCTCGCGAGCAGCACCCGGCTCCCCGCGGGCAGCGGCAGCGGCTCGTCGAACGCGACGAGCACCGTGACGTCGCCGTTGCGCAGGCCGAGGGAGGTGGGACCGCAGTGCTCCTCCAGCCAGTGCAGGGCGCCGCGGCCGAGCCCGTGCTCGCGCCGCAGCCGCAGCGCCGCGCGGTACGTCTCCAGCGTCGAGCCCTCGACGCCCTCCTGCCGGTCGCGGGCGAGGTCCGCCCACTCCGGCGGCTGCGGGAGCCACGACGCCGCGCCCGGCCCGAAGCCGTAGGAGGGGGCGTCGGCCTCCCACGGGATCGGGACGCGGCAGCCGTCGCGGCCCACCTGCTCGCCGCCGGTGCGCAGCCACGCCGGGTCCTGCCGGACCTCGTCGGGCAGCGTCGTGTGCTCGGGCAGGCCGAGCTCCTCGCCCTGCCACAGGTAGGCCGAGCCCGGCAGCGACAGCATGAGCAGCGTCGCCGCGCGGGCGCGGCGCAGGCCGAGCCCGCGGTCGGGCTGCTCGTCGCGCGGGCCGATGCCACCCAGACCCCGGGTCGCGGGCGGGTAGCCGAGGCGGGACGCGTGCCGCACCACGTCGTGGTTGCTCAGCACCCACGTCGTGGGTGCGCCGACCGCCTCGGAGCCGGCGAGGGACGTGCTGATGACCTCCCGCTGGGCCTCGGGCAGCCACGCGGCCACGCAGTGGTCGAAGTTGAAGGCCTGGTGCAGCTCGTCGGGGCGGGTGTAGCGGGCGAGGCGCTCGTACGGGGTCACCCACGCCTCGGCGACGAGCATGCGGTCGCCGTCGTAGGAGTCGACGACCTCCCGCCAGCGCCGGTAGATGTCGTGCACGCCCTCCTGGTCCCACATCGGGGGGCGGCGCGTCTCGCTGATCTCCGCGGTGCCCTGCATCGGCCGGTCGTCCTCGGACCAGTCGGGCAGGCCGGGCTCCTTGACCATGCTGTGCGCGACGTCGATGCGGAAGCCGTCGACGCCGCGGTCGAGCCAGAACCGCAGGACGTCCTCGAACTCGGCGTGCACCTCGGGGTTTCCCCAGTCGAGGTCGGGCTGCGTGGCGTCGAACAGGTGCAGGTACCACTGCCCGGGGGACCCGTCGGCCTCGGTGACGCGCGTCCACGCCCGGCCGCCGAACACCGACACCCAGTTGTTGGGCGGGAGCTCGCCGGCCTCGCCCCGGCCGTCGCGGAACAGGTAGCGGGCCCGCTCGCGCGAGCCGGGCCCGGCGGCGAGGGCCGCGCGGAACCACTCGTGCTCCGAGCTCGTGTGGTTGGGGACGATGTCGACGACGACCCGCAGGCCGAGCTCGTGCGCGTCGGCGATCATGCGGTCGGCGTCGGCGAGCGTGCCGAACAGGGGCTCGACGTCGCGGTAGTCGGAGACGTCGTAGCCCGCGTCGTTCTGCGGCGAGGGGTAGAAGGGGGACAGCCAGACGGCGTCGACCCCGAGCTCGGCGAGCCTCGGCAGGCGCGCGGTGATGCCGGGAAGGTCGCCGATGCCGTCGCCGTCACCGTCCGCGAACGAGCGCGGGTAGACCTGGTAGATGACGGCGTCGCGCCACCACGGGGAGGACTGCAGGGACGAGGAGGTCACGTGTCACAAGGGTGGCACAGCGCCGCGCGCGCCCCGTTCCCCGCTCAGCCGGCCGGCGGGCGGGCGGGCGGGGCGTCGGGGGCGTTGACGAGGGAGTGCGCGGCGCGCTCGAGGTAGTCCCACAGGACGGCCTCGTGCATGGGGGACAGGTCGATGCTCGCCACGGCGCGGCGCATGTGCGTGAGCCACCGGTCGCGGGCGTCGGGGTCGACGTGGAACGGCGCGTGGCGCATGCGCAGTCGCGGGTGCCCCCGCTGCTCGCTGTAGGTGGTGGGGCCGCCCCAGTACTGCTCGAGGAACATCCGCAGCCGCTGCGCGGCGGCGCCGTGGGGG from the Aquipuribacter sp. SD81 genome contains:
- a CDS encoding DUF2254 domain-containing protein, which gives rise to MTFLTRMRESFWVLPAALCLLAAAAAQGLIEVDRSLVGTSTEPLVGVDVLYRVGADGSRTLLSAIAGSVLGVASTTFSITIAVMALTSSSFGPRLVRNFMADRGNQVVLGTYLATFLYSLLVLRAIRTLDGTAAEEPFVPHLAVNGAVVLAVASIGLLVWFIHHISDSIQVWTLARRVREDLRHAVDDLYPARSGAGPAPRAAEGPEGPVSLKVRAAGTGYVVGVDVDDLVATAAELDLVMVLRVRPGDFVAEEGVVADVHGDVPDAAALAARIRRQLSLSAVRSPAQDVGFSVQLLLDMLARALSPGTNDPYTARTALDDLSDGLAALARRDHPEERRVDEDGVLRVVAPSVGLIELVDTVVDTVRAYGLDHPDVVVRAVRLLGQVAEDARPEQVTALVDQLDTLLAHHATTDPFPRDRERVLAAADAVRPVLPAPPAL
- a CDS encoding alpha-ketoglutarate-dependent dioxygenase AlkB, which encodes MAPVLQASLFDSVFDAAGEQEAGVGTHWALGPLGATVERVPLAHGAWLDVRPGWLQGSAGVFDSLVSGVTWRADERQMYDRVVAVPRLLSWFGEHQAWPHPALVAARDALDTHYGLAAPDRFATAGLCWYRDGRDSVAWHGDRIGRSRHHDVMVAILSLGAPRTLALRPAGGGATHRFQLGHGDLLVMGGSCQRTWDHCVPKTTRAVGPRISVQLRPRGVA
- a CDS encoding methyl-accepting chemotaxis protein; protein product: MPLFAQRRTTTAPTHPVPRDVEALEAVLRAFDDGVRDEQEARVKMTDLLVDCLGLDYGARWVRRSDGRFELRYETGALAGTLPASTDAVRVEDVPDALIARAVLGRRAVVERLEPGESVPASHGCLRWRAASQGPARSAAAVPIFDPGGAVSAVMEFYGPQCMPRFDDEKWAAIARIASLAKRQALASRQLEETLNDRKAVTTVVGDVSDAVDETSALRVALDTVRRTFGWAYGSFWALDEAAGVLRFAQESGSAGEEFRQVTMGASFAEGVGLSGRAWRARDLVFVQDLAELTDCVRAPAAGRAGVRSGVCFPITDGDRVIGTMDFFVTETIELSESRAAALRNVQQLVSQRVGVLRRAAADAENSRRLLDTVERLQRAASDAGQVAGEAVARSAAMREDVAALAAASAEIDEVIKIIGRIADQTNLLALNATIEAARVGEAGKGFAVVAGEVKDLARETAVATQKVSDHVGALQRSSRSVEAGIHATSGTVEQMGTVQARITEVLGDQVAMASALREHP
- a CDS encoding acyl-CoA thioesterase; this encodes MSTRPTPEALRDQLVSDLRLEATEDPDRFTGQNVHHPSGRVFGGQVLGQSLMAAGRTVDADRLPHSLHAYFLRPGDPSVPIDFSVERLRDGRSFSARRTHALQHGRPILSMIASFQTADEGLEHGEPVPDAPQPESLPTTADVLAGVEHPVAEYWSFERPMDIRNVDEPIFLRPATARRSDSAVWLRTTAALPDEPLLHAAVMAFASDYSLLEAVLRRHGVAWSTPGLKIASLDHAMWFHRTGRADDWLLYTHRSPSASNARGLVQGHMHDRRGRLVATVAQEGMVRVPRG
- a CDS encoding DUF5709 domain-containing protein: MSEQEGVDRIDAEATASQDLDEVDFDQDLAFGEDGDDDNMDRSYVPNDRPVAANQHGTTAAEQHEGSTIDDRVAAEEPEVFGDRPGEEVLPTDQPLSDALGEDVASEDLAMTEDDESEVGDLRAGRLVEPDEGVREDTEKDLVADDVGVDAGAASAEEAAMHVTDDPRA
- a CDS encoding acyl-CoA thioesterase, giving the protein MPAVTVPVAVRWSDMDAYGHVNNTDFLRYTEQARVEALAVVKAGADTGTLVVRHEIEYRVPLEYTAAGVLVDIWVTRLGGAGFDLGYEVATTHTGERVVHAVSASTMVMYSFSRGAPRRIDEAERAVLGSMAGPPVVFRRGGR
- a CDS encoding PP2C family protein-serine/threonine phosphatase, which encodes MLSTDPAVPPGRETAILRAAVESGLDGVVVVGDDGRMLAMNQQFVDMWPIPADVVASRDDEAALRSAMTRLVDPQAFLDRVHELYAGDGGAARDELLLRDGRVLDRWGTPLVDDDGTRLGWAWYFRDVTRERVAAQEAIEAGERFRRLARTLQDSLLPPHLPDVPGAEIAARYLPGSEVVDVVGDFYDVFQTGEHEWALTVGDVCGKGVEAATVTALARYTIRAGAVTRRSPSAVLRLLNEAMRRQHPDSERFVTAAYLGLELGSGACRLRIALGGHPPALCRRADGRVEPLGTPGTVLGAFDDPSLTDDGTLLHPGDRVLLYTDGVTEARRGAEQFGEERLVDVLAGCDGTAAETARTVEEAVLAFSTRQSDDTAVLVVRVPPA
- a CDS encoding glycoside hydrolase family 13 protein; the protein is MTSSSLQSSPWWRDAVIYQVYPRSFADGDGDGIGDLPGITARLPRLAELGVDAVWLSPFYPSPQNDAGYDVSDYRDVEPLFGTLADADRMIADAHELGLRVVVDIVPNHTSSEHEWFRAALAAGPGSRERARYLFRDGRGEAGELPPNNWVSVFGGRAWTRVTEADGSPGQWYLHLFDATQPDLDWGNPEVHAEFEDVLRFWLDRGVDGFRIDVAHSMVKEPGLPDWSEDDRPMQGTAEISETRRPPMWDQEGVHDIYRRWREVVDSYDGDRMLVAEAWVTPYERLARYTRPDELHQAFNFDHCVAAWLPEAQREVISTSLAGSEAVGAPTTWVLSNHDVVRHASRLGYPPATRGLGGIGPRDEQPDRGLGLRRARAATLLMLSLPGSAYLWQGEELGLPEHTTLPDEVRQDPAWLRTGGEQVGRDGCRVPIPWEADAPSYGFGPGAASWLPQPPEWADLARDRQEGVEGSTLETYRAALRLRREHGLGRGALHWLEEHCGPTSLGLRNGDVTVLVAFDEPLPLPAGSRVLLASGPLDADGTVPSDTTVWLRTP
- a CDS encoding globin, with the protein product MSQDAPDLRRADSFWEAVGGTDTFERLVAEFYRGVGEDPVLSAMYPQEDLGPHGAAAQRLRMFLEQYWGGPTTYSEQRGHPRLRMRHAPFHVDPDARDRWLTHMRRAVASIDLSPMHEAVLWDYLERAAHSLVNAPDAPPARPPAG